A region from the Triticum aestivum cultivar Chinese Spring chromosome 3D, IWGSC CS RefSeq v2.1, whole genome shotgun sequence genome encodes:
- the LOC123075977 gene encoding agamous-like MADS-box protein AGL61 has protein sequence MAMATAPRRRASMGRQKIEIRKIESEEARQVCFSKRRAGLFKKASELAVLCGAEVAAVVFSPAGKAFSFGHPSVEAIFDRFVPSAAQHPGAVAAGAGLGASGDRNLAELNRQYGELRTQLEAEKARKERAEEAMAKERAAGNQMAAWLDADLRDMGEEELMAFAAALVEVQAAVSERANQVLQEALNVGRSRSASRMLQAPPPHQQQQQLAGGGTFEFGGTSTNAGMEIQQMLLAMPPPPPPGFAPGMDIVQHGGFPY, from the coding sequence ATGGCAATGGCAACGGCGCCGCGGCGGAGGGCGAGCATGGGGCGGCAGAAGATCGAGATCCGGAAGATCGAGAGCGAGGAGGCGCGGCAGGTGTGCTTCTCCAAGCGCCGGGCCGGCCTGTTCAAGAAGGCGAGCGAGCTGGCCGTGCTGTGCGGCGCCGAGGTTGCCGCCGTCGTCTTCTCCCCCGCAGGCAaggccttctccttcggccaccccTCCGTCGAGGCCATCTTTGACCGCTTCGTCCCCTCCGCCGCGCAGCATCCCGGGGCGGTGGCTGCCGGCGCGGGCCTGGGCGCCTCGGGCGACCGCAACCTGGCGGAGCTGAACCGGCAGTACGGCGAGCTGCGCACGCAGCTGGAGGCGGAGAAGGCGCGGAAGGAGCGCGCGGAGGAGGCCATGGCGAAGGAGCGCGCCGCGGGCAACCAGATGGCGGCGTGGCTCGACGCCGACCTGCGCGACATGGGGGAGGAGGAGCTGATGGCCTTCGCCGCCGCGCTGGTGGAGGTGCAGGCCGCCGTCTCGGAGCGCGCCAACCAGGTGCTCCAGGAGGCGCTAAACGTCGGCCGCTCCAGGAGCGCCAGCCGCATGCTCcaggcgcccccaccgcaccagcagcagcagcagctcgccgGGGGCGGTACCTTCGAGTTCGGTGGCACCAGCACCAACGCCGGTATGGAGATACAGCAAATGCTGCTGGCGATgcctccgccgcccccgccggGGTTCGCCCCAGGAATGGACATAGTGCAACACGGCGGATTCCCctattga